The following proteins come from a genomic window of Solwaraspora sp. WMMA2065:
- a CDS encoding helix-turn-helix domain-containing protein has translation MHDAPNFAAVLRSWRTRLQPADVGLPFRSGTRRTAGLRREEVAWLAGISPDYIKRLEQGRAHPSVAIVRSLARTLRLSDAEYELACRLAGHAPQPGGLVPRHIGPSVQRVLDRLADTPIAVFDAAWTLIQHNDVWAALTGDDWHDRDLRSANIVWRTFHDDTGRVRHPDPQAHKASLVADLRDVATRYPADRELKDMIGTLRTSSPEFARLWEGSAVAHHRSERKTVDNPHVGEVELDCDVLSAHGADLRIVVYTAAPGSEAADKLRLLTVLGTEIMTRRH, from the coding sequence ATGCACGACGCACCCAACTTCGCGGCGGTGCTGCGCTCCTGGCGCACCCGCCTGCAGCCGGCAGACGTGGGCCTGCCCTTCAGGTCAGGCACGCGCAGGACGGCGGGATTGCGCCGCGAAGAGGTCGCCTGGCTCGCTGGCATCTCACCGGACTACATCAAACGCCTCGAACAGGGCCGCGCGCATCCCAGCGTCGCTATCGTGCGCTCGCTCGCACGAACGCTGCGCCTGTCCGACGCTGAGTATGAACTGGCCTGCCGCCTGGCGGGGCACGCGCCCCAACCGGGCGGACTGGTGCCCCGGCACATCGGCCCCAGCGTGCAGCGCGTGCTCGACCGTCTCGCCGACACCCCGATCGCCGTCTTCGACGCGGCCTGGACCCTCATCCAGCACAACGATGTGTGGGCCGCGCTGACCGGCGACGACTGGCACGACCGCGATCTCCGGTCGGCGAACATCGTGTGGCGAACCTTCCACGACGACACGGGGCGCGTGCGGCATCCGGATCCGCAGGCGCACAAGGCGTCACTCGTGGCCGACCTGCGCGACGTGGCGACGCGCTACCCTGCCGACCGCGAACTGAAGGACATGATCGGCACGCTGCGGACATCGAGCCCTGAATTCGCGCGACTGTGGGAAGGCTCCGCCGTCGCGCACCACAGGAGCGAACGAAAGACCGTCGACAATCCGCACGTCGGCGAAGTCGAACTCGACTGCGATGTGCTGTCGGCGCACGGCGCCGACCTGCGCATCGTCGTCTACACAGCGGCACCTGGCAGCGAAGCGGCAGACAAGCTGCGACTGTTGACCGTCCTCGGCACCGAGATCATGACCCGTCGCCACTGA
- a CDS encoding ISAs1 family transposase, with translation MTTSSLTDPVVDHLADLALWEAELSTGPADPLSMVSPLVARLARVPDPRRPRGRRHPLLVILVLTACATLVAGNDSLTAIRQWAARTPQDVLHRLGARRDPLTSRYLVPSERTFRRVLAAVDGDALDTATCGYAADVARGDAPAPRIPTSVDEPTEREQRRAATRAFTHPAPAGLLPAAAIDGKLLHGTRTPTGQVFLVAAVTHDRAVILGQRQVADKRGEATATEDLLTQLDVAGMLLTLDALHTTRKTARLITDTLNAHYMLILKGNQPLALRAAHTLLSGTDTEFADRTDVDADRGHGRTERRTIRVTGCDDTLFPGARQVFRLRRDTGGLDGIRTSKQIIHGIVSLDATQAGPQHLNAYVRGHWSVETRLHWTRDVTFNGDYSQLRTGAAPRNLAAMRNLALNTFRLAGRANIAHARRDLHDRADTFAVYDI, from the coding sequence GTGACGACATCTTCCCTGACCGACCCCGTTGTTGACCACCTCGCCGATCTGGCGTTGTGGGAAGCCGAACTCTCCACCGGCCCGGCCGATCCCTTGTCGATGGTGTCGCCCCTGGTAGCACGCCTGGCCCGGGTGCCGGACCCCCGCCGGCCGCGCGGACGGCGCCATCCGCTGCTGGTGATCCTGGTCCTGACCGCGTGTGCCACCCTCGTCGCCGGCAACGACAGCCTGACCGCGATCCGGCAGTGGGCGGCCCGGACCCCACAGGACGTCCTGCACCGCCTCGGCGCCCGCCGTGACCCACTGACCAGCCGCTACCTCGTCCCGAGCGAACGGACCTTCCGGCGGGTCCTGGCCGCCGTCGACGGCGACGCCCTCGACACGGCGACCTGCGGCTACGCCGCGGACGTGGCACGCGGCGACGCCCCGGCCCCACGGATCCCCACCAGCGTCGACGAACCCACCGAACGCGAACAACGCCGGGCCGCCACCCGGGCGTTCACCCACCCGGCACCGGCCGGGCTGCTGCCCGCCGCCGCGATCGACGGGAAACTGCTGCACGGCACCCGCACCCCCACCGGACAGGTGTTCCTGGTCGCCGCCGTCACCCACGACCGTGCCGTGATCCTGGGCCAACGCCAGGTCGCCGACAAACGCGGCGAGGCCACCGCGACCGAGGACCTACTCACACAGCTCGACGTCGCCGGCATGCTCCTCACCCTGGACGCCCTGCACACCACCAGGAAAACCGCCCGGCTGATCACCGACACCCTGAACGCCCACTACATGCTGATCCTGAAGGGGAACCAGCCGCTCGCCCTGCGCGCCGCCCACACGTTGCTGTCCGGCACCGACACCGAGTTCGCCGACCGGACCGACGTCGACGCCGATCGCGGACACGGACGCACCGAACGCCGCACGATCCGCGTCACCGGCTGCGACGACACCCTGTTCCCCGGAGCCCGCCAGGTCTTCCGGCTACGCCGCGACACCGGCGGACTCGACGGGATCCGCACCAGCAAACAGATCATCCACGGCATCGTCAGCCTCGACGCCACCCAGGCCGGACCGCAACACCTCAACGCCTACGTCAGAGGACACTGGTCGGTGGAAACCCGCCTGCACTGGACCCGTGACGTCACCTTCAACGGGGACTACTCCCAGCTCAGGACGGGTGCGGCTCCCCGCAACCTGGCCGCCATGCGCAACCTGGCCCTGAACACCTTCCGCCTCGCCGGACGCGCCAACATCGCCCACGCCCGCCGTGACCTCCACGACCGCGCCGACACCTTCGCCGTCTACGACATCTGA
- a CDS encoding flavoprotein, with protein sequence MPTDHDWHRQTDAVPGFLRRSADSQHRRVRRPVAGRRMVGVPDRHAYCGDLDRHGQARIPDRFPVASRLRAPDEPGTLPRADAVVVAPASFNTINKWASGISDNLALGVLNEALGTGLPIVVSPYAKPALTQHPAYRASVRTLSYVGVQFTEDEALKPPIGSDRFRWGVVAEAFRATD encoded by the coding sequence ATGCCAACTGATCATGACTGGCACCGGCAAACCGACGCTGTACCTGGTTTCCTCCGCCGCTCCGCCGATTCACAACATCGACGAGTGCGTCGCCCTGTTGCAGGCCGACGGATGGTCGGTGTGCCTGATCGTCACGCCTACTGCGGCGACTTGGATCGACACGGACAGGCTCGCATCCCAGACCGGTTTCCGGTCGCGTCCCGACTTCGCGCCCCTGACGAGCCCGGAACACTGCCGCGCGCCGACGCCGTCGTGGTGGCACCGGCGTCCTTCAACACGATCAACAAGTGGGCCAGCGGAATCAGCGACAACTTGGCGCTGGGTGTACTCAACGAGGCCCTTGGCACCGGGCTTCCGATAGTCGTCTCACCGTACGCAAAGCCGGCCCTCACCCAGCATCCCGCCTACCGAGCATCCGTCCGGACCCTGTCATACGTCGGCGTCCAGTTCACCGAGGACGAAGCTCTGAAACCACCAATTGGAAGCGACAGATTTCGATGGGGTGTAGTTGCCGAAGCGTTCCGCGCCACCGATTGA
- a CDS encoding class I SAM-dependent methyltransferase, with product MSASPARPDLRGVRVAYDTVAGDYAARMPDTRVEAPLDLAMIDTFAEAVRSSVDPLVLDAGCGAGRMSRYLADRDCRVVGVDLSPGMIAMARRDHRGLPFAVGSLADLPFPDSRFAGVLLWYSTIHAPPAGQGRVFAEAARVLHPGGRAARGVPAGPSRPGRRTRGPGGHAGDGAVTPGCPPDPVVRAGIRSCRDVTRRRPSP from the coding sequence GTGTCCGCCTCACCTGCCCGGCCCGACTTGCGGGGGGTCCGGGTCGCCTACGACACCGTGGCCGGCGACTACGCGGCCCGCATGCCGGACACCCGCGTTGAGGCACCGCTGGATCTCGCCATGATCGACACCTTCGCCGAGGCGGTCCGCTCCAGCGTCGACCCGCTGGTGCTCGACGCGGGCTGCGGTGCGGGTCGGATGAGCCGGTATCTCGCCGACCGGGACTGTCGAGTGGTCGGGGTCGACCTGTCACCAGGCATGATCGCCATGGCCCGCCGCGACCACCGAGGGCTGCCGTTCGCCGTCGGCTCGCTGGCCGACCTTCCGTTCCCGGACTCCCGGTTCGCGGGTGTACTGCTGTGGTACTCGACGATCCACGCGCCACCGGCCGGTCAGGGCCGCGTCTTCGCCGAGGCCGCCCGGGTGCTGCACCCGGGCGGCCGGGCTGCGCGAGGTGTGCCGGCTGGTCCGTCGCGCCCGGGGCGCCGAACGCGAGGACCAGGCGGTCATGCTGGCGACGGTGCGGTGACCCCCGGATGCCCGCCCGACCCCGTGGTCCGGGCGGGCATCCGCAGCTGTCGCGATGTCACTCGCAGAAGACCTTCACCTTGA
- a CDS encoding DNA alkylation repair protein, whose amino-acid sequence MATCDDVRRALAALADPRRAEQARRFLQIRPGGYGEGDRTIGVPVPDQRRVAGRYWRDLSLAETTLLLTSEVHEERLTAIFILVRMFDKGRQRQRAAIFDTVLAHTDRIDNWDLVDSCAPYIVGPWLLGTDRTVLDRLAASELVWDRRIAIIATFAFIRVGDFDWTLRLAERLLHDPHDLIHKAVGWMLREVGNRDRTVAETFLTRHQRDMPRVMLRYAIEKFEPQRRAAYLAGTA is encoded by the coding sequence ATGGCCACCTGTGACGATGTCCGCCGGGCGCTCGCCGCCCTCGCCGACCCGCGTCGCGCGGAGCAGGCACGCCGGTTCCTGCAGATCCGACCCGGCGGGTACGGCGAGGGCGACCGGACGATCGGCGTACCGGTGCCGGACCAGCGCCGGGTGGCCGGTCGATACTGGCGTGACCTGTCGTTGGCCGAGACGACCCTGCTGCTGACCAGCGAGGTACACGAGGAGCGGCTGACGGCGATCTTCATCCTGGTGCGGATGTTCGACAAGGGCAGGCAGCGGCAGCGGGCCGCCATCTTCGACACCGTGCTGGCCCACACCGACCGGATCGACAACTGGGACCTGGTCGACTCGTGCGCCCCGTACATCGTCGGGCCGTGGCTGTTGGGCACCGACCGGACGGTGCTGGACCGGCTGGCCGCCTCCGAGCTGGTCTGGGACCGGCGGATCGCGATCATCGCGACGTTCGCCTTCATCCGGGTCGGGGACTTCGACTGGACGTTGCGGCTGGCCGAGCGGCTGCTGCACGACCCGCACGACCTAATCCACAAGGCCGTCGGCTGGATGCTGCGCGAGGTCGGCAACCGCGACCGTACGGTGGCCGAGACGTTCCTGACCCGGCACCAACGCGACATGCCGAGGGTGATGCTGCGGTACGCGATCGAGAAGTTCGAGCCGCAGCGTCGCGCCGCGTACCTCGCCGGCACGGCCTGA